In Halovulum dunhuangense, one genomic interval encodes:
- the ubiG gene encoding bifunctional 2-polyprenyl-6-hydroxyphenol methylase/3-demethylubiquinol 3-O-methyltransferase UbiG, with protein sequence MSATQETTVDDSEIAKFEAMAAEWWDPHGKFKPLHMLNPTRLDYIIDQICAEFGRDPKARAPFAGLRILDIGCGGGLLSEPMARLGAEVVGADAAARNIPVARIHAEQSGLNIDYRHTTAEALAEAGERFDVVLNMEVVEHVADPLVYLAACQQLLKPGGLMVCSTLNRNPKSYMMAIIGAEHVMRWLPKGTHDWKKFITPDELFDLLRKAGLDPVDRKGFVFNPVAWSWRISDRDLSVNYVTASIKPGSVGG encoded by the coding sequence ATGAGTGCAACGCAAGAGACCACCGTCGACGACAGTGAAATCGCGAAGTTCGAGGCGATGGCCGCCGAATGGTGGGATCCTCACGGGAAGTTCAAGCCGCTTCACATGCTCAACCCGACGCGGCTCGACTACATCATCGACCAGATCTGCGCCGAGTTCGGGCGCGACCCCAAGGCGCGGGCGCCCTTTGCCGGGTTGCGGATTCTCGATATCGGCTGCGGCGGCGGACTTCTGTCCGAGCCGATGGCGCGGCTGGGCGCCGAGGTGGTGGGGGCGGACGCGGCCGCGCGCAACATCCCCGTCGCCCGCATCCACGCCGAGCAGTCGGGCCTGAACATCGACTACCGCCACACCACCGCCGAGGCGCTGGCCGAGGCGGGAGAGCGGTTCGATGTCGTCCTCAACATGGAGGTGGTCGAGCATGTGGCCGATCCGCTGGTCTATCTTGCCGCCTGCCAGCAGCTTCTGAAACCCGGCGGGCTGATGGTCTGCTCGACCCTCAACCGCAATCCGAAAAGCTACATGATGGCGATCATCGGGGCCGAGCATGTCATGCGCTGGCTGCCCAAGGGCACCCATGACTGGAAGAAGTTCATCACCCCGGACGAGCTGTTCGACCTGCTGCGCAAGGCCGGGCTCGACCCGGTGGACCGCAAGGGCTTCGTGTTCAACCCGGTTGCCTGGTCCTGGCGCATCTCGGATCGCGACCTGAGCGTGAACTACGTCACCGCCAGCATCAAGCCCGGCTCAGTCGGCGGCTGA
- a CDS encoding MarR family winged helix-turn-helix transcriptional regulator, translated as MNDRKETDPLAIGLFSEIATVDQLMRARLSRALPRGMELSHFTLLNYLAGIQAERTPAQLARVFHVTKAAMTNTLGKMERAGYVHIRPDWDDARRKFVAISPAGLRARDHAISNVAPLLEKAMQELGPANVRAALPFLRRLRTLLSAAD; from the coding sequence ATGAACGACCGCAAGGAAACCGACCCGCTGGCCATCGGGCTGTTTTCCGAGATAGCGACGGTGGACCAGCTGATGCGCGCGCGCCTGTCGCGGGCCTTGCCGCGCGGCATGGAGCTGTCGCATTTCACGCTGCTCAACTATCTTGCCGGTATCCAGGCAGAACGCACGCCGGCGCAGCTGGCGCGGGTCTTTCACGTCACCAAGGCCGCCATGACCAACACGCTGGGCAAGATGGAGCGGGCAGGCTACGTCCATATCCGCCCGGACTGGGACGATGCGCGGCGCAAGTTCGTGGCGATCAGCCCGGCCGGGCTGCGCGCCCGCGATCACGCGATTTCCAACGTGGCGCCCCTGCTGGAAAAGGCCATGCAGGAACTGGGACCGGCCAATGTGCGCGCGGCCCTGCCCTTCCTGCGCAGGCTGCGGACGCTGCTGTCAGCCGCCGACTGA